One part of the Symphalangus syndactylus isolate Jambi chromosome 1, NHGRI_mSymSyn1-v2.1_pri, whole genome shotgun sequence genome encodes these proteins:
- the GPR62 gene encoding G-protein coupled receptor 62: MANSTGLNASEVAGSVGLILAAVVEVGALLGNGALLVVVLRTPGLRDALYLAHLCVVDLLAAASIMPLGLLAAPPPGLGRVRLGPAPCRAARFLSAALLPACTLGVAALGLARYRLIVHPLRPGSRPPPVLVLTAVWAAAGLLGALSLLGPPPAPPPAPARCSVLAGGLGPFRPLWALLAFALPALLLLGAYGGIFVVARRAALRPPRPARGSRLRSDSLDSRLSILPPLRPRLPGGKAALAPALAVGQFAACWLPYGCACLAPAARAAEAEAAVTWVAYSAFAAHPFLYGLLQRPVRLALGRLSRRALPGPLRACTPQAWHPRALLQCLQRPPEGPAVGPSEAPEQTPELAGGRSSSIPGAT, from the coding sequence ATGGCCAACTCCACAGGGCTGAACGCCTCAGAAGTCGCAGGCTCGGTGGGGTTGATCCTGGCAGCTGTCGTGGAGGTGGGGGCACTGCTGGGCAACGGCGCGCTGCTGGTCGTGGTGCTGCGCACGCCGGGACTGCGCGACGCGCTCTACCTGGCGCACCTGTGCGTCGTGGACCTGCTGGCGGCCGCCTCCATCATGCCGCTGGGCCTGCTGGCCGCACCGCCGCCCGGGCTGGGCCGCGTGCGCCTGGGCCCCGCGCCATGCCGCGCCGCTCGCTTCCTCTCCGCCGCTCTGCTGCCGGCCTGCACGCTCGGGGTGGCCGCACTTGGCCTGGCACGCTACCGCCTCATCGTGCACCCGCTGCGGCCAGGCTCGCGGCCGCCGCCTGTGCTCGTGCTCACCGCTGTGTGGGCCGCGGCTGGACTGTTGGGCGCGCTCTCCTTGCTCGGCCCGCCGCCCGCACCGCCCCCTGCCCCTGCTCGCTGCTCAGTCCTGGCTGGGGGCCTCGGGCCCTTCCGGCCGCTCTGGGCCCTGCTGGCCTTCGCGCTGCCCGCCCTCCTGCTGCTCGGCGCCTACGGCGGCATCTTCGTGGTGGCGCGTCGCGCTGCCCTGAGGCCCCCACGGCCGGCGCGCGGGTCCCGACTCCGCTCGGACTCTCTGGATAGCCGCCTTTCCATCTTGCCGCCCCTCCGGCCTCGCCTACCCGGGGGCAAGGCGGCCCTGGCCCCAGCGCTGGCCGTGGGCCAATTTGCAGCCTGCTGGCTGCCTTATGGCTGCGCGTGCCTGGCGCCCGCAGCGCGGGCCGCGGAAGCCGAGGCGGCTGTCACTTGGGTCGCCTACTCGGCCTTCGCGGCTCACCCCTTCCTGTATGGGCTGCTGCAGCGCCCCGTGCGCTTGGCACTGGGTCGCCTCTCTCGCCGTGCACTGCCTGGACCTCTGCGGGCCTGCACTCCGCAAGCCTGGCACCCGCGGGCACTCTTGCAATGCCTCCAGAGACCCCCAGAGGGCCCTGCCGTAGGCCCTTCTGAGGCTCCAGAACAGACCCCCGAGTTGGCAGGAGGGCGGAGCTCCAGCATACCAGGCGCCACCTGA